The proteins below are encoded in one region of Flavobacterium sp. IMCC34852:
- a CDS encoding TIGR00266 family protein, producing the protein MQAHEIDYHIYGEEMQYVEIELDPQEIVIAEAGSFMMMDNGIKMETIFGDGSQQQSGIFDKLLSAGKRVLTGESLFMTAYINQNNTKSKACFASPYPGKIVPIDLSQFDGKFICQKDAFLCAAKGVSVGIEFSRKLGRGLFGGEGFIMQKIEGDGMAFVHSGGTLAKKELASGEILKVDTGCIVGFTKDVDYDIEFIGGIKNSLFGGEGLFYATLRGPGTVYVQSLPFSRLADRIIASAPKSGGSGREEGSLLGGLGRMIDGDNRF; encoded by the coding sequence ATGCAAGCTCATGAAATAGATTACCATATTTATGGTGAAGAAATGCAATATGTAGAAATAGAACTCGACCCTCAGGAAATTGTCATAGCCGAAGCAGGGAGTTTTATGATGATGGATAACGGCATCAAGATGGAAACTATCTTTGGTGATGGTTCCCAACAACAATCCGGTATATTCGACAAATTATTGTCGGCCGGAAAAAGAGTGCTCACAGGAGAAAGCCTTTTTATGACGGCTTATATCAATCAAAATAATACCAAAAGTAAAGCTTGTTTTGCCTCTCCGTATCCGGGGAAAATTGTTCCGATTGATTTGAGTCAATTTGACGGTAAATTTATTTGTCAAAAAGATGCTTTTCTCTGCGCCGCCAAAGGGGTTTCAGTGGGAATCGAATTCTCCAGAAAATTAGGTCGCGGACTTTTCGGAGGCGAAGGTTTTATTATGCAAAAAATTGAAGGCGATGGAATGGCATTTGTGCATAGCGGAGGAACTTTAGCCAAAAAAGAGTTGGCCTCCGGAGAAATCTTAAAAGTAGATACCGGTTGTATAGTAGGCTTTACCAAGGATGTAGATTACGATATTGAGTTTATCGGCGGAATTAAAAATTCGTTATTCGGTGGAGAAGGATTGTTTTATGCCACACTGCGCGGACCCGGAACAGTTTACGTACAATCATTACCGTTTAGTCGTTTGGCCGACAGAATTATTGCTTCGGCACCCAAAAGCGGCGGAAGCGGCAGAGAAGAAGGAAGTTTATTAGGCGGTTTGGGCCGAATGATTGACGGAGACAATAGATTCTAA
- a CDS encoding DoxX family membrane protein, whose amino-acid sequence MNSMFTKIVRIALGLTLVVFGANKLINFIPMEAPTGSAGDFMSSLNATGYIFPVLGVLEVIIGAMLLLKKWVAFALILLAPISINILLFHLFLGISGLPVAVVILLFNGILIYKHWQQYKPLFY is encoded by the coding sequence ATGAATTCAATGTTTACTAAAATTGTTAGAATCGCTTTAGGATTAACTCTTGTTGTTTTTGGAGCTAACAAGTTAATTAATTTTATCCCTATGGAAGCGCCAACCGGTTCAGCGGGTGATTTTATGAGTTCATTAAATGCCACCGGATACATTTTCCCGGTATTAGGAGTTTTGGAAGTAATCATTGGTGCCATGCTTTTATTAAAAAAATGGGTCGCCTTTGCCTTAATATTATTGGCACCGATATCCATCAATATTTTACTGTTTCATTTATTTTTAGGCATCTCAGGATTGCCGGTTGCTGTTGTTATTTTACTGTTTAATGGTATTTTAATCTACAAACATTGGCAACAATACAAACCGCTTTTTTACTAG